The following proteins are encoded in a genomic region of Actinomadura sp. NAK00032:
- a CDS encoding DUF2795 domain-containing protein, with protein MSDKHGPRADDEIGRETHGMVSGGHSTHAEEFKEPEPFSDDYPADPNAPAAGDREGSPPGMSAQDVEGRSALARMLTGVRYPARPNELVRHAAEAGAPDEAVDQLRTLPKREYENVADIAEELGYGREERRY; from the coding sequence ATGAGCGACAAGCACGGACCGAGGGCCGATGACGAGATCGGCCGCGAGACGCACGGCATGGTCAGCGGCGGGCACTCCACCCACGCCGAGGAGTTCAAGGAGCCCGAGCCCTTCTCCGACGACTACCCGGCGGACCCGAACGCGCCCGCCGCCGGGGACCGCGAGGGCTCCCCGCCCGGCATGAGCGCCCAGGACGTGGAGGGCCGCAGCGCCCTCGCCCGGATGCTCACCGGCGTCCGCTACCCGGCCCGCCCGAACGAACTGGTCCGCCACGCCGCCGAGGCCGGCGCCCCGGACGAGGCCGTCGACCAGCTGCGGACCCTCCCCAAGCGCGAATACGAGAACGTCGCCGACATAGCCGAAGAACTCGGCTACGGCCGCGAGGAACGCCGCTACTAA
- a CDS encoding cytochrome P450 — MDFDRSDPYPCYARAREAPGLTFVPELDAWLVARHADARAVLRDPEAFSSANALKPDVVPGPEAVEVLRSVPAGRPVVLTADGDDHRRVREPLSRGLSPKRVEAAIPFITRRAEELVASFAGDHRVELMGRCARVLPGEVIGHLLGLDPADVPDLIEGSHRAEDLVFRRMSTAEQVAAARAVAGMKRLLDAHARGSAGADGLCGEMVRGIEPHGTLVSNLQNLMLAGHLTTTALIGTAVLHLLRDREQWELLCARPELAPAAVEEAARYDTAIQGLRRVATRPVAPAGTELPAGAEVFVAFGAAGRDPDAHERPDEFDITRAPARHLAFGHGAHACPGAHLARAQVRITLETLARELPGLRLAEPAEMEPSLIHRSPKELVVTW; from the coding sequence GTGGATTTCGACCGGAGCGACCCCTATCCCTGCTACGCGCGGGCCCGGGAGGCGCCGGGCCTGACCTTCGTGCCCGAGCTGGACGCCTGGCTCGTCGCCCGGCACGCCGACGCGCGCGCGGTCCTGCGGGACCCGGAGGCGTTCTCGTCGGCGAACGCGCTGAAGCCGGACGTGGTGCCGGGCCCGGAGGCGGTCGAGGTGCTGCGCTCGGTCCCGGCGGGACGTCCGGTGGTGCTCACGGCCGACGGCGACGACCACCGGCGCGTCCGCGAGCCGCTCAGCCGCGGGCTGTCGCCCAAGCGGGTCGAGGCGGCCATCCCGTTCATCACCCGGCGAGCCGAGGAGCTGGTCGCCTCGTTCGCCGGTGACCACCGGGTCGAGCTGATGGGACGGTGCGCCCGCGTCCTGCCGGGGGAGGTCATCGGGCACCTCCTCGGCCTCGACCCGGCGGACGTGCCCGACCTGATCGAGGGCAGCCACCGCGCCGAGGACCTGGTGTTCCGGCGGATGAGCACGGCCGAGCAGGTCGCGGCGGCGCGGGCCGTCGCGGGGATGAAGCGGCTCCTGGACGCCCACGCCCGCGGCAGCGCCGGCGCCGACGGCCTGTGCGGTGAGATGGTCCGGGGGATCGAGCCGCACGGCACGCTCGTCTCCAATCTGCAGAACCTGATGCTCGCCGGGCACCTGACGACGACCGCGCTGATCGGCACGGCGGTGCTGCACCTGCTCCGCGACCGGGAGCAGTGGGAGCTGCTGTGCGCGCGGCCCGAGCTGGCCCCGGCGGCCGTGGAGGAGGCGGCGCGCTACGACACGGCGATCCAGGGGTTGCGCCGGGTCGCGACGCGGCCCGTGGCGCCGGCCGGGACGGAACTGCCCGCGGGCGCGGAGGTCTTCGTCGCGTTCGGGGCCGCCGGACGCGACCCGGACGCCCACGAGCGGCCCGACGAGTTCGACATCACCCGCGCACCCGCGCGGCACCTGGCGTTCGGGCACGGCGCGCACGCGTGCCCCGGCGCCCACCTCGCCCGCGCGCAGGTCCGGATCACCCTGGAGACGCTGGCCCGGGAGCTGCCGGGGCTGCGGCTCGCGGAACCGGCCGAGATGGAGCCGAGCCTGATCCACCGTTCCCCGAAGGAGCTGGTCGTTACCTGGTGA
- a CDS encoding aconitate hydratase, with protein sequence MADGTGGRNAARKLIASHLVSGEMRPGAEIGIRVDQTLTQDATGTLVMLELEALDLDRVRTDVSVQYVDHNLLQADERNMADHIFLRSAARRYGLWYSKPGNGVSHPTHMQRFGVPGATMVGSDSHTCAAGSLGMLAIGVGGLEVAMAMAGEPLHVTMPEIWGVRLTGELPPWCSAKDVILEMLRRHGVRGGVNRIIEYHGPGLAALTAMDRHVIANMGAELGATTTVFPADGQVRAFLRAEDREDDFTELTADPDASYDVTEEIDLSALEPLIARPSSPGDVVPVREAAGEEVHQVVIGSSANPGLRDFASVAAIVKGRQVHPRVSLDVNPTSRQILVDLTRMGATADLVQAGARIHQTGCMGCIGMGQAPAIGRNSLRTMPRNFPGRSGTKDDLVWLCSPETAAAAALTGRITDPRDLGMDPPAVRLPAASSVNRDMLEGPPPADEARRVELEKAPSIGVLPELDPLPDELEIPVAIKVGDDVSTDEILPAGARALPFRSDIARLADFTFVQLDEDYPARARETGPHAVVGGRNYGQGSSREHAAIAPRHLGLRLVLARGYARIHWQNLVNFGILPLEFTAEDDYDRVEQGDVLRMENIRDALKAGTEIDVRNTTRNETYRARHRLSPRQRDLVAAGGQIPLLRTRPT encoded by the coding sequence ATGGCAGACGGCACGGGGGGCCGTAACGCCGCCCGCAAACTGATCGCCTCGCATCTGGTGAGCGGTGAGATGCGGCCGGGCGCCGAGATCGGGATCCGCGTCGACCAGACGCTCACCCAGGACGCGACCGGCACGCTGGTGATGCTGGAGCTGGAGGCGCTCGACCTGGACCGGGTCCGCACGGACGTGTCCGTCCAATATGTCGACCACAACCTGCTGCAGGCCGACGAGCGGAACATGGCCGACCACATCTTCCTGCGGTCCGCCGCCCGCCGGTACGGGCTCTGGTACTCCAAGCCCGGCAACGGCGTGTCGCACCCGACGCACATGCAGCGCTTCGGCGTGCCCGGCGCCACGATGGTCGGCTCCGACTCCCACACCTGCGCGGCGGGTTCGCTCGGCATGCTGGCGATCGGCGTCGGCGGGCTGGAGGTCGCGATGGCGATGGCGGGGGAGCCGCTGCACGTGACGATGCCGGAGATCTGGGGCGTCCGGCTGACCGGCGAGCTGCCGCCCTGGTGCAGCGCCAAGGACGTGATCCTGGAGATGCTGCGCCGGCACGGGGTGCGCGGCGGCGTCAACCGGATCATCGAGTACCACGGGCCCGGCCTCGCCGCGCTGACCGCGATGGACCGGCACGTCATCGCCAACATGGGCGCCGAACTGGGCGCGACGACGACGGTGTTCCCGGCCGACGGGCAGGTCCGCGCGTTCCTGCGCGCCGAGGACCGCGAGGACGACTTCACCGAGCTCACCGCCGACCCGGACGCGTCCTACGACGTCACCGAGGAGATCGACCTGTCCGCGCTGGAGCCGCTGATCGCCCGCCCCAGTTCGCCCGGCGACGTCGTCCCGGTGCGGGAGGCCGCGGGGGAGGAGGTCCACCAGGTCGTCATCGGCTCGTCGGCGAACCCCGGGCTGCGCGACTTCGCGTCCGTCGCGGCCATCGTGAAGGGCCGCCAGGTGCATCCGCGGGTGTCGCTGGACGTGAACCCGACGTCCCGGCAGATCCTCGTCGACCTCACCAGGATGGGCGCGACCGCCGACCTCGTCCAGGCCGGCGCCCGCATCCACCAGACCGGCTGCATGGGCTGCATCGGCATGGGGCAGGCGCCCGCGATCGGCCGCAACAGCCTGCGGACCATGCCGCGCAACTTCCCCGGCCGCTCCGGCACCAAGGACGACCTGGTCTGGCTGTGCTCGCCGGAGACCGCCGCGGCCGCCGCGCTCACCGGCCGGATCACCGACCCGCGCGACCTCGGCATGGACCCGCCGGCCGTCCGCCTCCCGGCCGCCTCCAGCGTCAACCGCGACATGCTCGAAGGGCCGCCGCCCGCGGACGAGGCCCGCCGCGTCGAACTGGAGAAGGCGCCGAGCATCGGCGTCCTGCCGGAACTGGACCCGCTCCCGGACGAACTGGAGATCCCCGTCGCCATCAAGGTCGGCGACGACGTCTCCACCGACGAGATCCTGCCCGCGGGCGCGCGGGCCCTGCCGTTCCGCAGCGACATCGCGCGGCTCGCCGACTTCACCTTCGTCCAGCTCGACGAGGACTACCCGGCCCGCGCCCGCGAGACCGGCCCGCACGCCGTCGTCGGCGGCCGCAACTACGGCCAGGGCTCGTCCCGCGAGCACGCCGCCATCGCGCCCCGCCACCTCGGCCTGCGGCTCGTCCTGGCCCGCGGGTACGCGCGGATCCACTGGCAGAACCTCGTCAACTTCGGGATCCTGCCCCTCGAATTCACCGCCGAGGACGACTACGACCGCGTGGAGCAGGGCGACGTGCTGCGCATGGAGAACATCCGGGACGCCCTGAAGGCCGGGACCGAGATCGACGTCCGCAACACCACCCGCAACGAGACGTACCGGGCACGGCACCGCCTGTCCCCGCGCCAGCGAGACCTGGTAGCCGCCGGCGGCCAGATCCCCCTCCTCCGCACCCGCCCCACCTGA
- a CDS encoding FAD-dependent monooxygenase — MAPTGRPTGNVLIVGAGPTGLLLAGDLAAAGIGCTVLERRAEETSGLTRAFAVHARTLETLDARGAAAGLIAAGTRVGALRLLGATALDLSRLPGRFPFVLVVPQYETERVLRERALAAGAEVVHGAEVTGLRQDAAGVDVEVRTAGGATSARRASYVVGADGVRSTVRHELGLPFPGRAAVRSVMLADVRLDEAPAATLTVGAVGDAFAFIAPFGDGWYRVIAWNRRHQAPDSEPVDMAELREVVRRALGTDHGMRDPRWTSRFHSDERQVPRYRVGRVFLAGDAAHVHSPAGGQGMNTGIQDAANLGWKLAAELRGWAPSWLLDSYHEERHPVGRQVLRGSGALLRFALAEPRWLRAARGAAAWAATHARPVARRLAGAVSGIDIAYPAPRGSHRLAGRRAPDVPLAGGPPRLHELLGDGRFVLVVAANDPAVTYLATKRWAGRVHCALAGGATRTTALVRPDGYIAWATDETAPDRRAAEIRDALGHWCGPPADRAVHEHRRIGSVPGDGTEQRS; from the coding sequence ATGGCGCCCACCGGGAGGCCGACCGGGAACGTGCTGATCGTGGGGGCGGGCCCGACCGGGCTCCTGCTGGCGGGGGACCTGGCCGCGGCGGGCATCGGCTGCACGGTGCTGGAACGCCGCGCCGAGGAGACGAGCGGCCTGACGCGGGCGTTCGCCGTGCACGCCCGCACCCTGGAGACCCTGGACGCGCGCGGCGCCGCCGCCGGCCTGATCGCCGCGGGCACGCGGGTCGGCGCGCTGCGGCTGCTCGGCGCGACCGCCCTCGACCTCTCGCGGCTGCCGGGCCGCTTCCCGTTCGTCCTCGTCGTCCCGCAGTACGAGACCGAACGCGTCCTGAGGGAGCGGGCGCTGGCGGCGGGCGCGGAGGTCGTGCACGGCGCCGAGGTCACCGGGCTCCGCCAGGACGCCGCCGGCGTGGACGTCGAGGTCCGGACCGCCGGCGGCGCGACCTCGGCCCGCCGCGCCTCCTACGTGGTGGGCGCCGACGGGGTCCGCAGCACCGTCCGGCACGAGCTCGGGCTGCCGTTCCCCGGCCGCGCGGCGGTGCGCTCGGTGATGCTCGCCGACGTCCGGCTGGACGAGGCGCCCGCCGCCACCCTGACCGTCGGCGCCGTCGGCGACGCGTTCGCGTTCATCGCCCCGTTCGGCGACGGCTGGTACCGGGTGATCGCCTGGAACCGGCGGCACCAGGCGCCCGACTCCGAGCCCGTCGACATGGCCGAGCTGCGCGAGGTCGTCCGCCGCGCGCTCGGCACCGACCACGGCATGCGCGACCCGCGCTGGACGTCCCGGTTCCACAGCGACGAGCGGCAGGTCCCGAGGTACCGGGTCGGGCGGGTGTTCCTCGCCGGCGACGCCGCGCACGTCCACTCCCCGGCGGGCGGGCAGGGCATGAACACCGGGATCCAGGACGCGGCGAACCTCGGCTGGAAGCTCGCCGCCGAACTGCGCGGATGGGCGCCGTCGTGGCTGCTCGACAGCTACCACGAGGAGCGGCACCCGGTCGGGCGGCAGGTCCTGCGGGGCAGCGGCGCGCTGCTGCGGTTCGCGCTCGCCGAGCCGCGCTGGCTGCGCGCGGCCCGCGGCGCCGCGGCCTGGGCGGCGACGCACGCCCGGCCGGTGGCGCGGCGGCTGGCGGGCGCCGTCTCCGGCATCGACATCGCCTACCCGGCGCCGCGCGGATCCCACCGGCTCGCCGGCCGCCGCGCCCCCGACGTCCCGCTGGCGGGCGGCCCGCCCCGGCTGCACGAGCTGCTCGGCGACGGGAGGTTCGTCCTCGTCGTCGCCGCGAACGACCCCGCCGTCACCTACCTGGCGACGAAGCGGTGGGCGGGCCGGGTGCACTGCGCGCTCGCCGGCGGCGCCACCCGCACGACCGCGCTGGTGCGGCCGGACGGCTACATCGCCTGGGCCACCGACGAGACCGCCCCGGACCGGCGCGCCGCCGAGATCCGCGACGCGCTGGGCCACTGGTGCGGGCCGCCCGCCGACCGCGCCGTCCACGAACACCGCCGGATCGGGAGCGTCCCGGGCGACGGCACGGAGCAGAGGAGCTGA
- a CDS encoding cytochrome P450, translating into MEPQTPQADPAPAHPPLEALAVQPLLNRDYESRPAVFYERLRAEYGPVAPVDVLGVPAWLVIGYAQTLDIMRDARAVWSRRVENWRQYRDGAVPADWPMLPVVLSDNSAFRDGADSTRLRSAWSEGLRPFQERARPEAKALELAVRRYADELITVLSESGASGWADLSAQYARPLPLMVIGRLLGTAADGDDEMIIDLWRVMDAGPDAQEASERMIARFADVCAARVASPGADLPSHMLAAVPDLTAEELTREMAMLSGLVGDVTGTLICNTITEVLIGDTGARDSMSAGMIQEAINRAAAANPPMANLSFRWAKADVRLGRFQIAAGDPVMVSPAAAHLDPAFTGTTAPDSIYSSRAHLAWSAGPHACLGRDLATTITTIAVERLFDRFSALRLALPADQLPWRSSPLMRGLRSLPVNYELAGPPPEPRPAPPAAEEEAAADKPDEPAEDSLVRRVLRLMRLS; encoded by the coding sequence GTGGAGCCCCAGACGCCGCAGGCAGACCCCGCCCCCGCGCACCCGCCGCTGGAGGCGCTCGCCGTCCAGCCCCTGCTGAACCGCGACTACGAGTCCCGCCCCGCGGTCTTCTACGAGCGGCTGCGCGCGGAGTACGGACCGGTGGCGCCGGTGGACGTCCTCGGCGTCCCGGCATGGCTCGTGATCGGCTACGCGCAGACGCTCGACATCATGCGCGACGCCCGCGCGGTCTGGAGCCGGCGCGTCGAGAACTGGCGCCAGTACCGGGACGGTGCGGTCCCGGCGGACTGGCCGATGCTGCCGGTGGTCCTGTCCGACAACTCGGCGTTCCGCGACGGCGCCGACTCCACCCGGCTCCGCAGCGCCTGGAGCGAGGGCCTGCGCCCCTTCCAGGAGCGCGCCCGGCCCGAGGCGAAGGCGCTCGAACTGGCCGTCCGCCGGTACGCCGACGAGCTGATCACCGTGCTGTCGGAGAGCGGCGCGTCCGGCTGGGCCGACCTGTCCGCCCAGTACGCGCGCCCGCTGCCGCTGATGGTGATCGGCCGGCTGCTCGGCACCGCCGCGGACGGCGACGACGAGATGATCATCGACCTGTGGCGGGTGATGGACGCCGGCCCGGACGCGCAGGAGGCGTCCGAGCGGATGATCGCCCGGTTCGCGGACGTGTGCGCGGCGCGCGTCGCCTCCCCCGGCGCGGACCTGCCGTCCCACATGCTCGCCGCCGTCCCCGACCTGACCGCCGAGGAGCTCACCCGCGAGATGGCGATGCTGTCGGGCCTCGTCGGCGACGTCACCGGGACGCTGATCTGCAACACCATCACCGAGGTGCTGATCGGCGACACCGGCGCCCGCGACAGCATGTCCGCCGGCATGATCCAGGAGGCGATCAACCGGGCGGCGGCGGCGAACCCGCCGATGGCCAACCTGTCCTTCCGGTGGGCCAAGGCGGACGTCCGCCTCGGCAGGTTCCAGATCGCGGCCGGCGACCCGGTCATGGTGTCGCCCGCCGCCGCGCACCTGGACCCCGCCTTCACCGGCACCACGGCGCCGGACTCGATCTACTCCTCCCGCGCCCACCTGGCCTGGAGCGCCGGCCCGCACGCCTGCCTCGGCCGCGACCTCGCCACCACCATCACGACGATCGCGGTGGAGCGGCTGTTCGACCGCTTCTCCGCGCTACGGCTCGCGCTGCCCGCCGACCAGCTCCCCTGGCGGTCGTCCCCGCTCATGCGGGGCCTGCGGTCGCTGCCGGTCAACTACGAGCTGGCCGGACCCCCGCCCGAGCCGCGCCCGGCACCGCCCGCCGCCGAGGAGGAGGCCGCGGCGGACAAGCCGGACGAGCCCGCCGAGGACTCGCTGGTGCGGCGCGTCCTGCGGCTGATGCGCCTGTCGTAG
- a CDS encoding DUF5302 domain-containing protein — translation MAESSEEPAEGEDDVKRRFREALERKRGAAAKNAGATGRNGSKVRGAHDRADHQRQFRRKSG, via the coding sequence ATGGCCGAATCGTCAGAGGAACCCGCCGAAGGCGAGGACGACGTCAAGCGCAGGTTCCGGGAGGCCCTGGAGCGCAAGCGCGGCGCGGCGGCCAAGAACGCCGGCGCGACCGGCAGGAACGGCTCGAAGGTGCGCGGCGCGCATGACCGCGCCGACCATCAGCGGCAGTTCCGGCGCAAGAGCGGCTGA
- a CDS encoding acyl--CoA ligase family protein — translation MDNGPGYTALTPLAFLNRSAEVFPGKTAYVHGDRRATYAEFAAEATRLAHALRASGIGPGDRVAYLAPNVPELLVAHFAVPLAGAVLVAINTRLAPAEIRYILDHSGAKALVVDAALHPSIAPVADGLPPVVTVPAAGADADPAVGGTAYADLLARGSDDPLPGDVHDENAAISINYTSGTTGRPKGVVYTHRGAYLNALGEVLHSCHTPGSVYLWTLPMFHCNGWCTPWALAAIGGTQVCLRAVDAGEVWRLIDAEGVTHLNGAPTVLVAIANAARAHPLERPLTVTTAGAPPSPTIIGQMERLGARIVHVYGLTETYGPYSVCEPQPGWPGLPAGDRARLLARQGVGMVQTDGLRVVDDAMRDVPADGETLGEIVMRGNNVMKGYHRDEEATAHAFRGGWFHSGDLGVRHPDGYVELRDRSKDIIISGGENISTVEVERAIDSHPAVLEVAVVAVPDDTWGERPKAFVVLRDGHAATGDELIEHVRADLARYKAPDAVEFVAELPKTSTGKIQKFQLREREWAGRDTRVQG, via the coding sequence ATGGACAACGGCCCGGGCTACACGGCGCTCACCCCGCTCGCGTTCCTCAACAGGTCGGCGGAGGTGTTCCCCGGCAAGACCGCCTACGTCCACGGGGACCGCCGCGCCACCTACGCCGAGTTCGCCGCCGAGGCGACGCGGCTGGCGCACGCGCTGCGGGCGTCCGGCATCGGACCCGGCGACCGCGTCGCCTACCTGGCGCCCAACGTCCCCGAGCTGCTCGTCGCCCACTTCGCCGTGCCGCTGGCCGGGGCCGTGCTCGTCGCGATCAACACGCGGCTCGCGCCCGCGGAGATCCGCTACATCCTCGACCACTCGGGAGCGAAGGCCCTGGTCGTGGACGCGGCCCTGCACCCGTCGATCGCGCCGGTCGCGGACGGCCTGCCGCCGGTCGTCACGGTCCCGGCGGCGGGCGCGGACGCCGACCCGGCGGTCGGCGGCACCGCCTACGCCGACCTGCTGGCACGCGGCTCCGACGACCCGCTGCCCGGGGACGTCCACGACGAGAACGCCGCCATCTCGATCAACTACACCTCCGGCACCACGGGACGTCCCAAAGGCGTCGTCTACACCCATCGCGGCGCCTACCTGAACGCGCTCGGCGAAGTCCTGCACTCCTGCCACACGCCCGGCAGCGTCTACCTGTGGACGCTGCCGATGTTCCACTGCAACGGCTGGTGCACGCCGTGGGCGCTCGCCGCGATCGGCGGGACGCAGGTGTGCCTGCGCGCCGTCGACGCCGGCGAGGTGTGGCGGCTCATCGACGCCGAAGGCGTCACCCACCTCAACGGCGCCCCGACGGTGCTGGTCGCGATCGCGAACGCGGCGCGGGCGCACCCGCTGGAGCGGCCGCTGACGGTCACGACGGCGGGCGCCCCGCCGAGCCCGACGATCATCGGGCAGATGGAGCGGCTCGGCGCGCGCATCGTGCACGTCTACGGGCTCACCGAGACCTACGGGCCGTACTCGGTGTGCGAGCCGCAGCCCGGCTGGCCGGGCCTTCCCGCCGGCGACCGGGCCCGGCTGCTGGCCCGGCAGGGCGTCGGCATGGTCCAGACGGACGGGCTGCGCGTCGTCGACGACGCCATGCGCGACGTCCCCGCCGACGGGGAGACGCTCGGCGAGATCGTCATGCGCGGCAACAACGTCATGAAGGGCTACCACCGCGACGAGGAGGCCACCGCGCACGCGTTCCGCGGCGGCTGGTTCCACTCCGGCGACCTCGGCGTCCGCCACCCGGACGGCTACGTCGAGCTGCGCGACCGGTCCAAGGACATCATCATCTCCGGCGGCGAGAACATCTCGACGGTCGAGGTCGAGCGGGCCATCGACTCGCACCCGGCCGTGCTGGAGGTCGCCGTCGTCGCCGTGCCCGACGACACGTGGGGCGAGCGGCCCAAGGCGTTCGTCGTGCTCCGCGACGGGCACGCCGCGACCGGGGACGAGCTGATCGAGCACGTCCGGGCGGACCTCGCCCGGTACAAGGCGCCCGACGCGGTGGAGTTCGTCGCCGAACTGCCGAAGACGTCCACCGGCAAGATCCAGAAGTTCCAGCTCCGGGAGCGGGAGTGGGCCGGGCGGGACACCCGCGTCCAGGGCTGA
- the murA gene encoding UDP-N-acetylglucosamine 1-carboxyvinyltransferase, translating into MTEKLWQIEPSGPLRGDVTVRGAKNAVSKHMVAAMLGETPSTIGNAPDVGEVGITAGMLEHIGMSVERSGGDVTVVPGPVADPSVGKAFTGLNRIPILMLGPLLHLAGEAFVPLVGGDPIGRRPVDFHVDALRAFGAEVTHEADGIHARASRLVGTRVELPYPSVGATETVLLAAVRAEGKTVIRNAATEPEIIELALFLQRMGARISFAPDRRIVVEGVERLSGAQTRLDGDRIEAFSYLVAGLVTGGEVRVHGCPQDRLVTAITTLARMGAEFEITDDWIMASAPDGLSPAAVQTDTHPGFATDWQTPLMVLFTQAEGMSVLHETVYENRLAYVPALQSMGAEIEVYDTCLGGPACRYHDTAALHSAVVRGVTKLRGGDVTMPDIRAGFSAVLAAAVAEGPSTLRGVHHIERGYHRPVEQFKALGLALREG; encoded by the coding sequence GTGACTGAGAAGCTTTGGCAGATCGAGCCGTCGGGGCCGCTGCGCGGGGACGTCACCGTGCGCGGGGCGAAGAACGCGGTCAGCAAGCACATGGTCGCGGCGATGCTGGGCGAGACGCCGAGCACGATCGGCAACGCGCCGGACGTCGGCGAGGTCGGCATCACCGCGGGCATGCTGGAGCACATCGGGATGTCGGTGGAGCGCTCCGGCGGGGACGTCACGGTGGTGCCGGGTCCGGTGGCGGACCCGAGCGTCGGCAAGGCGTTCACCGGGCTGAACCGCATCCCGATCCTGATGCTGGGGCCGCTGCTGCACCTGGCGGGCGAGGCGTTCGTGCCGCTGGTCGGCGGCGACCCGATCGGGCGGCGGCCGGTCGACTTCCACGTGGACGCGCTCCGGGCGTTCGGGGCCGAGGTGACGCACGAGGCCGACGGTATCCACGCGCGGGCGTCGCGCCTGGTCGGGACGCGTGTCGAGCTCCCGTACCCGAGCGTCGGCGCCACCGAGACGGTGCTGCTGGCGGCGGTGCGGGCCGAGGGCAAGACCGTCATCCGCAACGCGGCGACCGAGCCGGAGATCATCGAGCTGGCGCTGTTCCTGCAGCGGATGGGCGCGCGCATCTCGTTCGCCCCCGACCGGCGGATCGTGGTGGAGGGCGTCGAGCGGCTGAGCGGGGCGCAGACGCGGCTGGACGGCGACCGCATCGAGGCGTTCTCCTACCTGGTGGCCGGGCTGGTGACCGGGGGAGAGGTGCGGGTGCACGGCTGCCCGCAGGACCGGCTCGTCACCGCGATCACGACGCTGGCCCGGATGGGCGCCGAGTTCGAGATCACCGATGACTGGATCATGGCGTCCGCGCCGGACGGGCTGAGCCCCGCGGCCGTGCAGACCGACACCCATCCGGGGTTCGCGACGGACTGGCAGACGCCGCTGATGGTGCTCTTCACGCAGGCCGAGGGAATGTCGGTGCTGCACGAGACCGTGTACGAGAACCGGCTCGCGTACGTGCCGGCGCTGCAGAGCATGGGCGCGGAGATCGAGGTCTACGACACCTGCCTGGGCGGGCCCGCCTGCCGGTACCACGACACGGCGGCGCTGCACTCGGCCGTGGTGCGGGGCGTCACCAAGCTCCGCGGCGGGGACGTGACGATGCCCGACATCCGGGCCGGGTTCTCGGCGGTGCTGGCGGCGGCCGTCGCGGAGGGGCCGTCCACTTTGCGGGGCGTCCACCACATCGAGCGCGGCTACCACCGCCCCGTCGAGCAGTTCAAGGCGCTGGGCCTCGCGCTGCGCGAGGGCTAG
- a CDS encoding nuclear transport factor 2 family protein: MTTANKDLVQRALGELIGTGDVEAFGAFLSDDFVHHRPDATTSTKNEWLANVRAALVPLAGMQVEIQHVLADGDHVVMYSRRRLPGGGPEVAIVDILRVDGGLIAEAWEIIEPVARAAANLSWWEPGAN, encoded by the coding sequence ATGACCACAGCGAACAAGGACCTCGTTCAGCGGGCATTGGGAGAACTCATCGGGACGGGCGACGTCGAAGCCTTCGGCGCGTTCCTGAGCGACGACTTCGTCCACCACCGGCCCGACGCGACGACGTCCACCAAGAACGAATGGCTCGCCAACGTGCGCGCCGCACTCGTCCCGCTCGCCGGCATGCAGGTCGAGATCCAGCACGTGCTCGCCGACGGCGACCACGTCGTCATGTACTCCCGGCGCCGCCTTCCCGGCGGCGGCCCGGAGGTCGCGATCGTCGACATCCTGCGCGTCGACGGCGGCCTGATCGCCGAGGCGTGGGAGATCATCGAGCCGGTGGCCCGGGCCGCCGCCAACCTGAGCTGGTGGGAGCCCGGCGCGAACTAG
- a CDS encoding pyridoxamine 5'-phosphate oxidase family protein has translation MTVAPEFTAITSPAELRELLGAPMRRAIDKERVTLHAWDREWLAHSPLCLISTSDADGNCDVSPKGDPPGFVHVIDDTTIAIPDRPGNRRADGFMNVLSNPHIGLIFLVPGRGETLRINGRATLVRDAPFFDEKIVRGHRPALALIVDIEQIFFHCAKALMRSKVWKPETWDPESLPAHARIVKDVQYTEESLEQLETHYSEANYDKKLYRG, from the coding sequence ATGACGGTCGCCCCGGAGTTCACTGCGATCACGTCCCCGGCGGAGCTGCGCGAGCTGCTCGGCGCGCCGATGCGGCGGGCGATCGACAAGGAGCGCGTCACCCTGCACGCCTGGGACCGGGAGTGGCTCGCCCACTCCCCGCTCTGCCTGATCTCCACCAGCGACGCCGACGGCAACTGCGACGTCTCCCCCAAGGGCGACCCGCCCGGCTTCGTGCACGTCATCGACGACACCACGATCGCCATCCCGGACCGGCCCGGCAACCGCCGCGCCGACGGGTTCATGAACGTGCTGAGCAATCCGCACATCGGGCTGATCTTCCTGGTGCCGGGGCGCGGCGAGACCCTGCGGATCAACGGCCGGGCCACCCTGGTCCGGGACGCACCGTTCTTCGACGAGAAGATCGTCCGGGGGCACCGGCCCGCGCTCGCCCTGATCGTGGACATCGAGCAGATCTTCTTCCACTGCGCGAAGGCGCTGATGCGCTCCAAGGTGTGGAAGCCCGAGACGTGGGACCCGGAGTCGCTGCCGGCGCACGCCCGGATCGTCAAGGACGTCCAGTACACCGAGGAGAGCCTGGAGCAGTTGGAGACCCACTACTCCGAGGCGAACTACGACAAGAAGCTCTACCGCGGCTGA